Proteins encoded by one window of Swingsia samuiensis:
- a CDS encoding c-type cytochrome, whose amino-acid sequence MKYIFKRGLMAVLLGSCGMMGVSSYAQPTAPVPESAKHPSISRGHYLAIAADCAACHTNNKDGQFLAGGYAIASPMGNIYSTNITPSKKYGIGNYTLEQFTRVLREGVRADGSNLYPAMPYDAYSQLTDADIKSLYAYIMHEVPAVDEAAPQTKLPFPFSIRASLGVWKLIARNRDTPYVFDHSQSDDWNRGRYLVDQLAHCGECHTPRNFFLVSKQSQYLAGSDVGSWRAPNITSDPISGIGGWSDDDLFEYLKTGKIAHARAAGPMAEAVQHSLQYLPDRDISAMITFLRSVPPIRSSADTAANFNHGGHPSGYAVLSAFDRRANSTIDGVTDGAVLYEESCASCHQSNGRGTPDGQYPSLVGNTTTGQSDPTDLVASILYGVDRTVATHETLMPAFGAHALVQPLNDVQVASVADYVLSHFGNTRALVTPEFVHQIRTGGKPVAIAQLGRPSVMMSMAVAGIVLIILVIFGVRRLFRARRSL is encoded by the coding sequence ATGAAATATATATTCAAGCGTGGGCTCATGGCGGTGCTGCTCGGTTCTTGTGGTATGATGGGAGTTTCATCTTATGCACAACCGACGGCGCCTGTTCCTGAATCTGCGAAGCACCCGTCGATTAGCCGAGGGCATTATCTGGCCATTGCTGCTGATTGTGCGGCTTGTCATACAAATAATAAAGACGGACAATTCCTGGCGGGAGGTTACGCCATTGCCTCTCCTATGGGGAATATTTATTCAACGAACATAACCCCATCGAAAAAATACGGGATTGGGAATTATACGTTAGAACAATTCACACGTGTTTTGCGGGAGGGCGTTCGTGCGGATGGCAGTAACTTATATCCTGCCATGCCTTATGATGCATATAGCCAGTTAACAGATGCAGATATTAAGTCCCTTTATGCTTATATTATGCATGAAGTGCCTGCTGTTGATGAGGCGGCACCACAAACCAAACTGCCATTTCCATTTTCAATTCGGGCATCTCTTGGTGTTTGGAAGCTGATTGCTAGAAATCGTGACACACCCTACGTTTTTGACCATTCGCAGAGCGATGATTGGAACCGTGGGCGATATTTAGTTGATCAATTGGCACATTGTGGTGAATGTCATACGCCACGCAATTTCTTTTTGGTTTCAAAACAATCTCAGTATTTGGCAGGATCAGATGTAGGGTCTTGGCGTGCTCCCAATATTACAAGTGATCCGATAAGCGGGATTGGAGGCTGGTCCGATGATGATCTGTTCGAGTATCTAAAAACAGGAAAAATTGCACATGCCCGCGCAGCCGGCCCTATGGCAGAAGCTGTGCAGCATAGTCTGCAATATCTTCCGGATAGAGATATTTCGGCTATGATTACGTTTTTGCGTTCCGTCCCCCCAATTCGGAGTAGTGCAGATACGGCAGCCAACTTTAATCATGGTGGTCATCCCTCAGGATATGCTGTTCTATCAGCCTTTGATCGTCGCGCGAATAGCACGATTGATGGTGTAACGGATGGTGCTGTTTTGTATGAAGAAAGCTGTGCCAGTTGCCATCAAAGTAATGGAAGAGGCACTCCAGATGGCCAATATCCTTCGTTGGTTGGAAATACGACAACAGGCCAGAGTGATCCGACAGATTTAGTTGCTAGTATTTTATATGGCGTTGACCGGACGGTAGCAACGCATGAAACTCTCATGCCTGCCTTTGGAGCTCATGCTTTAGTGCAGCCATTAAATGATGTGCAGGTCGCGAGCGTTGCGGACTATGTTTTAAGTCATTTTGGGAATACGCGGGCTTTGGTGACACCAGAGTTTGTTCATCAAATTCGAACAGGCGGTAAGCCCGTTGCCATCGCACAGTTAGGCCGCCCTTCTGTGATGATGAGCATGGCCGTTGCTGGGATAGTTTTAATAATACTCGTTATTTTTGGGGTGCGTCGTCTTTTCCGTGCGCGCCGTAGTCTGTGA
- a CDS encoding regulatory protein RecX produces MSRDVLKIPDHQYLRDAALSHLARFSATEKGLYHVLERRLKRWGARAEREGMLPEEIQDVFTSLQPCLAKVVADMVSLGAIDDTQFARTKAENLTRTGRSRRAVEAHLAMKGVDQDLTQHVLDEALGHKSDDAAYEAELGAALTLARKRRLGPFCRPDKEEDQQKALGIFARNGFSQNIAMEALHMGREEAEDKIITLRSRL; encoded by the coding sequence ATGAGTCGTGATGTTTTAAAAATTCCTGATCATCAATATCTGCGCGATGCAGCTCTGTCTCATCTTGCGCGTTTCTCAGCGACAGAGAAAGGTTTGTATCATGTGTTGGAACGGCGGCTGAAGCGGTGGGGTGCAAGAGCCGAACGGGAAGGCATGTTGCCGGAAGAAATTCAGGATGTTTTCACTTCTCTTCAACCCTGTTTAGCCAAGGTCGTGGCTGATATGGTCAGTTTGGGTGCTATTGATGATACACAATTCGCACGGACGAAAGCTGAAAATTTAACACGCACAGGACGATCACGGCGGGCTGTTGAGGCTCATCTGGCGATGAAGGGTGTTGACCAAGATTTAACACAGCATGTTCTGGATGAAGCGCTGGGCCATAAGTCGGATGATGCTGCATATGAGGCGGAGCTTGGTGCGGCTTTGACGTTGGCGCGTAAACGACGTTTAGGGCCTTTTTGTCGTCCTGACAAAGAAGAGGATCAACAAAAAGCGTTAGGTATTTTTGCTCGGAATGGGTTTTCACAAAATATTGCTATGGAAGCTTTGCACATGGGGCGTGAAGAAGCAGAAGATAAAATTATCACGTTGCGGAGCCGTTTATGA
- a CDS encoding GMC family oxidoreductase — MTDQNLSADVVIAGAGICGSMLAHKLARNGLSVLLLDAGPRRDRAQIVENWRAMPPENKSQYDYATPYPSVPWAPHTNYFPDNGYLIVKGPDKTAYRQGIIKGVGGTTWHWAASSWRYLPNDFQLHSKFGVGRDYALSYNELEPYYYAAELEMGVMGPNEQDIVPSAPRQHPWPMTSMPYGYGDRTFTEIARKLGFDNTPVPQARNSRPYDGRPQCCGNNNCMPICPIGAMYNGVYAAVKAEQHGARIIPNSVVYAIETDGNNKVTALRFYDPEKRSYRVTAKTFVIAANGIETPKLLLLAANDRNPHGIANSSDQVGRNMMDHPGIGMSFQSKDPVWAGGGSVQMSSITNFRDGDFRSEYAATQIGYNNTAQNSRAGMKALSMGLVGKKLDEEIRRRTAHGVDIYANHEVLPNPENRLVLSKDHKDALGIPHPEVTYDVGEYVRKSAVISRKRLMDIAQAMGGTEIEMTPYFTPNNHITGGTIMGHDPRDSVVDSWLRTHDHANLFLATGAAMAASGTVNSTLTMAALSLRAGDAILADHKNG; from the coding sequence ATGACGGATCAAAATCTTTCAGCCGATGTCGTTATTGCAGGCGCAGGAATATGTGGTTCAATGTTGGCTCATAAGCTGGCACGGAATGGTTTGTCGGTATTGCTGCTGGATGCAGGGCCACGTCGGGACCGTGCCCAGATTGTTGAGAACTGGCGTGCTATGCCTCCCGAAAATAAATCTCAATATGATTACGCAACACCTTATCCAAGTGTGCCATGGGCGCCTCATACAAACTATTTCCCGGATAATGGATATTTAATTGTTAAAGGGCCAGATAAGACGGCTTATCGACAAGGTATCATAAAAGGCGTTGGTGGCACCACGTGGCATTGGGCGGCTTCAAGTTGGCGCTATTTGCCGAATGATTTTCAGCTTCATAGCAAGTTTGGGGTGGGGCGTGATTATGCTTTGAGTTATAATGAGCTTGAGCCCTATTATTACGCAGCAGAACTGGAAATGGGTGTTATGGGCCCGAATGAGCAGGATATTGTTCCTTCTGCTCCTCGGCAACATCCATGGCCTATGACATCTATGCCTTATGGCTATGGCGATCGTACCTTTACAGAGATTGCACGCAAATTAGGGTTTGATAATACCCCCGTACCGCAAGCGAGAAACAGCCGTCCGTATGATGGTCGGCCACAATGCTGTGGGAATAACAATTGCATGCCGATCTGCCCGATTGGGGCTATGTATAATGGTGTTTATGCTGCGGTTAAAGCGGAACAACATGGGGCGAGGATTATTCCGAACTCTGTGGTGTATGCAATTGAGACAGATGGAAATAATAAAGTAACGGCTCTACGCTTTTATGACCCAGAGAAACGTTCTTATCGTGTAACGGCTAAGACATTTGTAATTGCAGCTAATGGCATTGAAACCCCTAAACTTTTATTGCTAGCGGCCAATGATCGTAATCCGCATGGAATTGCGAACTCGTCCGATCAGGTTGGACGGAATATGATGGATCATCCTGGGATCGGGATGAGCTTTCAATCTAAAGATCCTGTTTGGGCTGGTGGTGGGTCTGTTCAGATGAGTTCGATTACGAACTTTCGGGATGGTGACTTCCGCTCGGAATATGCAGCAACTCAAATAGGATATAATAATACAGCACAAAACTCACGCGCTGGTATGAAAGCGCTTTCAATGGGGTTGGTAGGAAAGAAGCTGGATGAAGAAATCCGGCGTAGAACAGCGCATGGCGTTGATATTTATGCCAACCATGAAGTTCTTCCTAATCCAGAAAATCGCTTGGTTCTTTCCAAAGATCATAAGGATGCGCTGGGAATCCCTCACCCAGAAGTAACGTATGATGTTGGGGAATATGTACGAAAATCTGCGGTTATTTCTCGTAAAAGGCTAATGGACATCGCGCAGGCAATGGGCGGAACAGAAATTGAGATGACACCTTATTTCACCCCCAACAATCATATCACAGGGGGAACGATTATGGGGCATGATCCGCGTGATTCTGTTGTGGATTCATGGTTGAGGACGCACGATCATGCAAATTTGTTTTTGGCAACAGGCGCTGCCATGGCAGCTTCAGGGACAGTCAACTCGACGTTAACAATGGCAGCGTTATCTCTGCGTGCCGGTGATGCAATTCTTGCAGATCATAAGAACGGGTAA
- a CDS encoding sugar dehydrogenase complex small subunit, with protein MAGRPSFLMTRRRFALMTGAAIVSGHLSGYAQAQTPEEIAVSDETVASFMALSRFVTGHNHLENETGIALANGLSKQDPHFAMHVEDLNKRIITEKYSDIDAMADALRDDPLHSFILRIVRAWYAGILEDGTNAQVYTFEKALMYQVSRDNIPVPTYAHNGPNYWLADPNPVSALPIF; from the coding sequence ATGGCAGGCAGGCCTTCCTTTTTGATGACAAGGCGTCGTTTTGCCTTAATGACCGGTGCGGCCATAGTATCAGGCCATTTGAGTGGTTATGCTCAGGCACAAACGCCAGAAGAGATTGCGGTTAGTGATGAGACCGTTGCGTCTTTTATGGCTTTGTCTCGGTTTGTTACGGGGCATAATCATCTTGAAAACGAAACAGGCATTGCGTTGGCAAATGGATTGTCAAAACAAGATCCACATTTTGCCATGCATGTTGAGGATTTAAATAAGCGGATCATTACAGAGAAATACTCTGATATTGATGCAATGGCAGATGCTTTGCGGGATGATCCATTGCATTCATTTATATTACGCATTGTCCGTGCTTGGTATGCCGGTATTTTAGAAGACGGAACGAATGCGCAGGTTTATACCTTTGAAAAAGCATTAATGTATCAGGTATCGCGCGATAATATTCCGGTTCCAACATATGCGCATAATGGCCCAAATTATTGGCTAGCAGATCCTAATCCTGTTTCAGCCCTTCCCATTTTTTAA
- a CDS encoding CHAP domain-containing protein yields MKKLFVLWACLGLAACGGNRYEYSRASFNGPIQCAPYARAHTGLKLRGDAATWWRQAAGRYARTQIPTPGSVLVFRATSRVPSGHVSIVRRQVGEHTILVDHANWEPGRIDHNVPVTDISAAHNWTMVRVWWAPIHKMGRRPYATYGFISRFGDGSS; encoded by the coding sequence ATGAAAAAGCTCTTTGTTCTATGGGCGTGTCTGGGGTTGGCAGCTTGTGGAGGAAACCGATATGAGTATAGCCGAGCCAGTTTTAATGGGCCTATACAATGCGCTCCTTATGCACGTGCTCATACGGGGTTAAAGTTGAGAGGTGATGCGGCAACGTGGTGGCGTCAGGCTGCTGGGCGTTATGCGAGGACACAAATACCAACTCCCGGGTCTGTGCTTGTTTTCCGTGCGACATCACGTGTGCCGAGTGGGCATGTTTCCATTGTGCGCCGCCAAGTGGGAGAACACACCATTCTGGTTGACCACGCCAATTGGGAGCCGGGGAGAATAGACCATAACGTTCCTGTAACGGATATTTCAGCTGCGCATAACTGGACGATGGTCCGTGTCTGGTGGGCGCCGATTCATAAAATGGGACGGCGGCCTTATGCGACATATGGCTTTATTTCTCGTTTTGGCGATGGGAGTTCTTAA